The Scomber scombrus chromosome 5, fScoSco1.1, whole genome shotgun sequence genome window below encodes:
- the lyrm9 gene encoding LYR motif-containing protein 9: MPPELILTPVQLYRHLLRCCRQLPTAAMQKHYRHAIRQSYTSHADEGDPERIQMIIQRAISDSNWILDKYTKKK, from the exons atgcCGCCTGAGTTGATCCTAACACCAGTGCAGCTCTATCGACATCTCCTCAGATGTTGCAGACAGTTACCAACGGCAGCAATGCAGAAGCACTACCGGCACGCAATTAGACAG AGTTACACCAGTCATGCAGATGAAGGGGACCCAGAGAGGATCCAAATGATTATCCAAAGAGCTATTTCAGATTCTAACTGGATTCTTGATAAA tataCCAAGAAGAAGTGA